CACTGAAGCATGTAAAACTTGTGATGACCTTCGACAGATGTAGGTCAGCTGACATCCAATGGTATAGGATACAGGGTTTATACAGATTTACTTGACATTATAAGATTTGTTGAAATGTTATAAATGCTAGTGGTCTAGAAAGGGAGGTAATTCCTCACTTGTGTTATACACTGAGAGAAATGGAGCAGCAAGCGTCAAGTCACATTGTACAGAGTTAAGGAGACAGGTCAATCCTGACCCATAAAGCTTATTTTGtagatttttcttcaaaacaatCGCCTTAGTGATTAGCGTTATTACAGGTACTGGAAATGGCTGTTTGTGAGATAAGTAGAACAAGGTAATAAACAAATTATCTAGGCGACTCCTCGGTAGCAAATACGAACATTTTGTTTCAGGCATGATCTGTTTTCATCGCATGCGCACATGCTAACACACACTAAAACACTGATCCAAATGATCATGTTAACACACTGTAATTGGAGAAGGTGCTTCATAAACACCAAACTGTTCTGAATACAAAAATACTATAGCACACACAGAGTGGTTATAAATATCCTAGCCATGCCAAGTCTTCTGATATTACAAAAACAATTGTACAACAAACACACCTCTAGTGACTGGCTTTCATTtatacttgaaaaaaaaccccttaaataaataatcagtcaaaaacaaaaaaagtattcAACAAATGAGTCTGTCCAAATCACTTTTACCACTGTCATACATGATGTTAACTGGGATGTTGCTAGGCAATGCCACCACAGGTATAGGGTAACTTAAAGTGGGCCATATAATGAGACCACACTAAAGTCAATTGTATCAAACAACTCTACATATCACAATGCTAAATAATACACATCTTATAAATATCATAGTTACCTGTAgcaagagagagagggaggagAGAGAAAGTAAAGAGAAACAGAGATATTTTTCTTTGCAATTGGATAAGATCTGCCCCTATTTGTAGAGGTGATTTATTAGTGTTGGtaacatttaatatgataatcaAGTGTTTATTTAGTTGGTTAGAGACAAACACATTTGCTGATCTGCTAAATAAGGCCAAATTTATCCTCAAGTTAGAAAGTTTCCATGGCAACCATCCAGTGGATGTGATTGGTCAGAGAGGCTGGTGCTGACCTCTAGTGGTTGCTGTGTGGGTTCCGTGGAGAGATTCACACAACACAGGGAATGACAATACACTCATATCACACAAACTGGGTGCTTGCTCCCCCATCAATGGATAAAATGACAGTTTGTTCCCATGGCTACAATCAAAGGATGACACAGCACTTACAGTAGCGCTGTCTACCGCTACCCACAGCAGGGGGCGGAGTCACGGGTGCAAAGTAGGCGTGAACTTTGATATTGGGAAGCCTGGTCTGAAAAGTAAATAGAAAAGTCCATCAGTTCATCAGTCTGTGTACGACAAACGAATACAAAGACTTGACAAGTTCCTTCTGATCTATTATCATGGGTATACATGTTGACAATAAATCCTGTACACTGATTTTGATCTAAAAAGAAACCTGTCTACCATTAATGCAGAATGGACAGATTATCCGGCAAAGAATTAAAATGCTGAAgcttttttgtttatatttatcttGATTCTGGATGTCAACTTGCACCAAACCATGTTGGAGTGCTCAGGTGTCAATTTGACAGTTTCCTCTGTACATAATTCAGTCAGTTTTCAACAAAATGATAGAAAAACCAATGAGTAGATTTACCATAATACATTTAGTTATTGTGAATTAAGTTTATTTTGTGTGTACTATATTTgggaaaaatttaaataacaacAACTTATTATTCATCCAAGGTATCGAAGATAGTACTTCATTATAACAGAAGCTGCTTTTGGCCAAAAAATACACTTAGTCTAATTAAGATTATTTGAGAAGACTGACCGAcccaaatttgaaaaaaaaaattggctgtGGAATAAGTtgattgaatttgaccaaacCATTACAACTTTTTGGGAAAAGTCttgaaaaacaactttttaaaaaatatgtcttaaatataatacacagccaaatatgacagtatataatttttgaatattACAGTAGCTTCCATTCTTGTTGACTGAGGTGGTGAGTATATTAGATAAGGAGTAAAATACCCTTACATTGGATAATGTTTATTGGGGCTATTCTTATGGCATTCAGATTGATTTGGATCATCTGTTCAACATGATGAAATCAAAGGCTGGAGGATAATGTGAAAGGCTCTACCAACAAACAATGAAGTAAAAAAACATATAGATCCACAGAGAGAAGGCCATTCCGAGGGTCTCGCCTTCCATTTACTCATTTACTTTTAATCTAAACGAGAGCTTTCATACCCGTAACAGTTTTGATAGGATAAATTAATTCCATAATAtgtgaaaatgaaattgaacttcacCTTGAAGTTTTCTTGCAAACTCAAGAATTTTTCACTAAAATCCACTCTTTAAAATGCATATGCAGCTAAAACAATAGCCCCCTCTTTAAATTCTTTAGTGCAGCAATCTTTCTATGAGTtgatatcaataataaaaacaaagaatctAGGTACCATGATAGCTTTCATAATGAACTGATGTAAATAGACTTTGAAATGATGATGAGAAATGTAGCTTTGGTGATGACTTAATGATTCATACAAAACGTACTCGTAATCTTCGAATCGCGGCTTTAGTGATGAGTTGACAGTCGTAGAGTTCAATCCTTTCCAGGTTCTGACATCCCGTTAAGTGTTCCAAAGAAGCGTCCGTAATTAACGGACAATTGTCCAGTTCGAGAATACGCAATTGTTCGGTAGCACATGCACCCGATCCTATGTGACGAATTCCTTCATCTGTTATCAACTCACAGTGAGAGAGAGTCTGTCAAAGACAAATGGAAAAATTAAGTCAACATCTGCAAAGTACTCCACTCACATTCAGAGTCTGCCAAAGACAAAGGGGCAAGTTAAATCTACGATGTACTTTTTAAGAGCAGGGTCCAAATCataaagatttttaacattattgaGTAGATCATTTCAGAGAATTTCAATGAGAAGGAAGAATTTTCTACTGGTTATGAGGAAATTCTAAAGTCACAAAAGAGGATGATATActatatacagggaaatatttgcctccattttatttttgaccCTTTCGCCGTAGTTGTCATCGAGCAAATTTAAGATTGGGCAAATTCCAGTGTTTCCAATTATCTCTCTTCAAACACAACTCTGTCTGGGTGAATTCAAAATGGTGCAAAACTATTTGCAAGGTTAAAAGggcgaaaaattacacggggcaaAAAATAACCTTGTATACAGTACGAAAACTCATCCAGTCACAGAGGTACCTACCAGTGCACTAATGTTGGGACAGAAGTTGGCCAAATAATTTAAGGTAGCATCTGTAATCTACAATAACTCATACAGTGTTAAAATCATCAGTACACAGTATTACAATTCAAACTTAATACATATACAACATAAACTCCATCTATTTCTCAAATTTCTTTTAGGTTTGGTACACAATTCTGGTATAggaataataaatgaaaaataacatgaTTCACAAAATGAtcttaaaagaaattttcatcTTTAAGTTAACACTTACACATattattttctcaatatatcAATAGATGAAATGAACACATAAATTTTGtcccaaaaatattttgttaaagtcTATTTGGCTTATCACCTAACCATTCATTGGAAATAACTTACTTGTATACATTCTTCAAGGTCCATCTTTTCCAGTTTATTACAATTctagaataaacaaaaaaaacaacaacacatttAGCGttttcatacatgtagatatcaCAAACAGTACATAATAACACtggtgggtcatctctccacattctaatattttacaaattagtTTCTTATTGCCATTTACTAGTGATTATTCAATTCATAAATCATTAACTTATTTTCTTAAACAATAACCatgtttaaaatatctaaaatcgAAGCAAgactttaaattacatgtactggtaacTGCTGATTTGACAGTTTGTATACTGCCATGACTTATACTTTATCTTCAACATGATGAGTATCAAGTCTTCTATAAAATTGTGtattactgaataataattgcGTCAGATAGTAAATGACCGATACATATTAAGAAATTCTCTTATCATGATTTGTTTTTGAGTGAGATTAGTTTCCTTAGAAATACAGTACCCTTGCTAAAGCTTGGAATCCATTGTCTGTGAAATGAGAACAGCAAGCCGCCTCCAATGTTCTATAAGTATAAAACCGTCAATTTCAACAGTGTTTGACTGGACAAAAATTCAAAAgcagttttatttttcagatgtATGGACAAACTTGATTATAGTCTTAATTAGTGTTTACCTAATGTTTGGGCATCCCTGCCCCAGGGACACTAGAGAGGCATCAGTGAGGCGGGCACAGTTTGATATACAGATAAACAGTAACTGGTTACAATGCTGACCGACCCTGTGGAGGGCCTCGTCTGTGATACTCTGTAAACACAAACAACAatgtttgttatattcagtattATATTCTCACTTTATAACTccatatagacgaatagtcaataattgtaatattagctcgtccaaaaaatattgactggtcaatattttatttcatattgacaggctaggaataatatctagagaaaatTCCCTCTATTTTAAATAATCgcctgatttgttgattcgtaaacgatgacgtaaataactcttcacgactccaaaacaaggtgacatcataatagacagtcagtcaaggcaagtaaacaacggacgcgcaatgcgacggtttgctatcataacggatataatataaggatttgcgaattactgtgaaggaaaatcaggtagaacatttgtatgttaattcttacggtcggcggatTATCACGAGTCACCTTTTGATGCGaaggatattttgaaaatgaactatgcacaaaattgaatttgtgaaTTCTTTGTTAAGCTGAGAAAATCAcagcgatctgttttcaattactttcttaaattttggtttgtttcttcatataacaaaacaaatgttgactgtgttttcgggcaacattgataatataagcccccttgggacaaaaatattgccctccgcttcgcgtcgtgcaatatttcgtccctcgagggataatataatcaatgttgccctcaaccccagtcaatatttgtataatataaagAGCAACTGGTTACAATGCTGACCGACCCTGTGGAGGGCCTCATCTGTAATACTCTGTAAACACAATAACGatgtactgtaaaccaatttttattcgcggCGACTTCATTTCGCGATTAACTACCGATTAACTGGTTCgcgacgactaatgttcgcgaccaagccttatccagacctgtattgttataaaaactatagacaaaggATTGGTTTGCAGCGAGAAATATTCCTGACAACAAGGctctcgcacgcgaataaaagttggtttacagtatatacaCAGCAGCTGGTTACAATACTACTTCCATGATTTCACTGTGTTGTATACATGCTCTAATTACAACTTACACTGCAGCCTTGCAGGTCCAACTTCTTTAGTTTCTGACAATGCTTGGCTAGGTGACCAATTCCTGCATCTGTTACCTGAAAGTCAGTCAAAACGGGGTTATAATAagtgtttaagaaaaaaacatacatatatatatgccGCATTACCCTACACTGACCAAAAACTATTACTCTTTTAAAGGGTAACAATGTATAAAGTTATAATCATGTCTGTCTGTGGAAGGATTTTCAAGATATTAAGTTGATGatctttcttcttttaaaaaagttgttAAACTTCATGAACTTTGATCTTGTTCACTGATATTCAGTAGGAATTATAATTTACGGTACTGTTTGCAGGGTAActgtggggggggggatagaaataataccagtatatttattttctccCTTGTTTTACTCCtcccaaaataaatattttcttgactaattaatgaaaataagataaaaacaaattatcagATTGGTGTGTTCTTTACAAATCACATTAAATATCATTACCCGGTAATTCAACATACATGTGATAAACATAAGAAACGACTTTtccatattacatgtaattcatcTAAAAAAAACGTTGGGGCTGGGAGGCAGGGAAAGCCAAAGACGAGCTGCAACCAGTAATGCTTTGTAACAAACCTTGCATTAATTGAAAATGGTAAATCTATTAATACTTAGCCTGAAAGCCTTAGCGTATGAAATAACAAGTCTGGAGGAGACCAGAGTTaacattaatgaataaatcaGTGTATCTTTTCTATACAAcaattactgaaaatatcctcaTCAACTATGCAAATGTTTCTTTCCTAAAATAGGTCTGCAAGGTGAGAGTTTGTGGGCCTCCTTACCAGTGAGAGTCCCTTCCCTAATAATGTGTGGGCCTTCTTACCTGTGAGAGTCCCTTCCCTATGAATGTGTGTATTACCTGTGAGAGTCCCTTCCCTATGAATGTGTGGGCCTTCTTACCTGTGAGAGTCCCTTCCCTATGAATGTGTGTATTACCTGTGAGAGTCCCTTCCCTATGAATGTGTGTATTACCTGTGAGAGCCTCTCCCCTATGAATGTGTGGGCCTCCTTACCTGTGAGAGTCCCTTCCCTATGAATGTGTGGGCCTTCTTACCTGTGAGAGTCCCTTCCCTATGAATGTGTGTATTACCTGTGAGAGCCTCTTATCTATGAATGTGTGGGCCTCCTTACCTGTGAGAGTCCCTTCCCTATGAATGTGTGGGCCTTCTTACCTGTGAGAGTCCCTTCCCTATGAATGTGTGTATTACCTGTGAGAGTCCCTTCCCTATGAATGTGTGTATTACCTGTGAGAGCCTCTCCCCTATGAATGTGTGGGCCTCCTTACCTGTGAGAGTCCCTTCCCTATGAATGTGTGGAGATTGTGACAGCCCTTGGACAGGGCTTCCAGTCCATCGTTGGTGATCTTAGTACACCAGGATATATTCAACACGTGTAGACTGTGACAACCATCGCTAAAAACAGAGAGCAGGCAGCTTTCTCAGATTGTATCAGAGAAATTGCTTAGCAGTCATATTTGTGTTGCACTAGTATTGAAcagaaattatttaataaaaactgAATACCTTTAATTAAAGGAAAGTCTGCTTTGTAGAATTTACTGAATCTGTTGAGGGAATTTGATTTCAACAAACCCaataattgtatgaaaattgttATAACCCTCATATTTAATGAAGCGAGTCACTATTACCATTCACtacttattaaaattaatttgatagCCACTCATATCCTATGGATACAGGCTAGTGATTTCCTAATGGAATGGAGCCGCCGTCCTTACCCAAGGGCTTTGAGAGACTGGTTGGTGACCTGGGGACAGGAACTGATGTCCAGGGAGACCAACTTGTGTCCATGGTGACCCAAACTTTCGCAGGTCCTGAGACAGAACCAATAAAGTTAGAGCATCATAAATCTCAAGGAGACAGAACCACCAAACATTAAGTACAATAAATATATGGAGGAAGAATCACAAACTTTAAGAACAATAAGTTTATGGGGGCAGAATCAACATTGTGCATAACATAGCTGTCATTTGGTTTGTAGTCAATAGTTTTTATTgacttaaacaaaaattattttaattttttgaaagattataaaaataataatagttaTATAAATTCAACATAGAGTAATAAATAAAGAGGTCTGGTTACAAGTCAAAAAATCTGCCAAATGAACTATTAAAATTAAAGTCTGAGAGAAAACCTTTATCAGAACtgtgttcattgaagttcataCATTAATTGGATTTACCAAAATGataacaaattgaaatttttgcaaagtaattatttgaacaatttttatcatgtgttaaTTCAAGAGAGTTTATACATAAACACTAAATTAATGCAAAACTGCAACAGTCTTACTAAAATCTTACGTGTCTGTAATCTCTTTGCAGTTGTTCAAATTCAGCTCTTCAATGTTACGACAGGATTGTGCAAAagttctgttaaaaaaaaacagaaatcaaaatcatttCAGAGTGAAATAATGTTTATAGATTTATATAGATATCATAAGCCCACAAGGGACATTTGGTACCCTGGGctgtgttttacaaaagaacttacaaccaaattaatgaatgcttattAATCAAAAACTAGTCAATGTTTTATTCTCATagctgtaaaatataattatgtacatcgTAATAGTTGTATATAAATTAATGGTTTTGTTTCAGTTTTGTTCATTAAGATCATTCCAcgagactgaaaatatttacgactaTATCACAAGTTCtattgtaaaatgcagccctaGATAACCACTTACTTGAGTGCTGCATCTGTTATACTCTGACAGCCTAGTAAACTTAAAGATTTCAGAAACCCTCCACATCGTTTGGATATGTTCTCCACCACAGGACCCTAAAATCACAACAGAACTTTTAAACTcggtcatttattttttaaggctAAAATTCTATCTAGAGTTGAACTTTCTTTGTTGTAAATTCTTTTTGCAAAGCACATTTagtaatattaaatacaatgtaataaatataaattggtAATAAGTCctttatgtgaaaaaaattgctAGTGTACAGTCCTCACTGTGTACAGTCAATGCAGTGTACATTGTATGCATTGTACAGTCCTTGCAATTTACTGTCCATGCAATGTTCAATGTTCAGTGTACATTTCATGCAGTAGAAAGTCCATGCAGTGTGCAGTCCTGTTTATGTATGGTCCATGCAATGTACAGTCCTGGCTTTGTACAGTTCAGACTATGTACAGTCCATACAGTGTACAGTTCAGACTATGTACAGTCCATGCAGAGTACAGTTCAGACTATGTACAGTCCATGCAATGTACAGTCCATACAGTGTACAGTCCATGCAGTGTACAGTTCAGACTATGTACAGTCCATACAGTGTACAGTTCAGATTATGTACAGTCCATACAGTGTACAGTTCAGACTATGTACAGTCCATACAGTGTACAGTTCAGACTATGTACAGTCCATACAGTGTACAGTTCAGACTATGTACAGTCCATACAGTGTACAGTTCAGACTATGTACAGTCCATACAGTGTACAGTTCAGACTATGTACAGTCCATGCAGTGTACAGTTCAGACTATTACAGTCCATACAGTGTACAGTTCAGACTATGAACAGTCCATACAATGTACAGTTCAGACTATGTACAGTCCCTACAGTGTACAGTTCAGACTATGAACAGTCCATACAATGTACAGTTCAGACTATGTACAGTCCATACAGTGTACAGTTCAGACTATGAACAGTCCCCTCAGTGTACAGTTCAGACTATGAACAGTCCATGCAGTGTACAGTTCAGACTATGTACAGTCCATACAGTGTACAGTTCAGACTATGTACAGTCCATGCAGTGTACAGTTTAGACTATGTACAGTCCATACAGTGTACAGTTCAGACTATGAACAGTCCCCTCAGTGTACAGTTCAGACTATGAACAGTCCATGCAGTGTACAGTTCAAACTATGTACAGTCCATACAGTGTACAGTTCAGACTATGTACAGTCCATGCAGTATACAGTTTAGACTATGTACAGTCCATACAGTGTACAGTTCAGACTGTATACAGTCCTTACAGTGTACAGTTCACACAATGTACAGTCCATGCAGTGTACAGTTTAGACTATGTACAGTCCATGCAGTGTACAGTTTAGACTATGTACAGTCCATGCAGTGTACAGTTCAGACTAAGTACAGTCCATGCAGTGTACAGTTCAGACTATGTACAGTCCATACAATGTACAGTTCAGACTATGTACAGTCCATGCAATGCACAGTTCAGACTATGTAAAGTCCATACAGTGTACAGTTCAGACTATGTACAGTCCATACAATGTACAGTTCAGACTATGTACAGTCCATGCAATGCACAGTTCAGACTATGTACAGTCCATACAGTGTACAGTTCAGATTATGTACAGTCCATGCAGTGTACAGTTTAGACTATGTACAGTCCATGCAGTGTACAGTTTAGACTATGTACAGTCCATACAGTGTACAGTTCAGACTGTATACAGTCCCTACAGTGTACAGTTCACACAATGTACAGTCCATGCAGTGTACAGTTCACACAATGTACAGTCAATGCAGTGTACAGTTTAGACTATGTACAGTCCATGCAGTGTACAGTTCAGACTATGTACAGTCCATGCAGTGTACAGTTCAGACTATGTACAGTCCATACAATGTAGAGTTCAGACTATGTACAGTCCATGCAATGCACAGTTCAGACTATGTACAGTCCATGCAATGCACAGTTCAGACTATGTACAGTCCATACAGTGTACAGTTCAGATTATGTACAGTCCATGCAGTGTACAGTTTAGACTATGTACAGTCCATGCAGTGTACAGTTCAGACTATGTACAGTCCATACAGTGTACAGTTCAGACTGTATACAGTCCCTACAGTGTACAGTTCACACAATGTACAGTCCATGCAGTGTACAGTTCACACAATGTACAGTCCATGCAGTGTACAGTTTAAACTATGTACAGTCCATGCAGTGTACAGTTCAGACTATGTACAGTCCATGCAGTGTACAGTTCAGACTATGTACAGTCCATACAATGTACAGTTCAGACTATGTACAGTCCATGCAATGCACGGTTGAGACTATGTACAGTCCATACAGTGTACAGTTCAGATTATGTACAGTCCATGCAGTGTACAGTTTAGACTATGTACAGTCCATGCAGTGTATAGTTTAGACTATGTACAGTCCATACAGTGTACAGTTCAGACTATGAACAGTCCATACAATGTACAGTTCAGACTATGTACAGTCCATACAGTGTACAGTTCAGACTATGAACAGTCCCCTCAGTGTACAGTTCAGACTATGAACCGTCCATGCAGTGTACAGTTCAGACTATGTACAGTCCATACAGTGTACAGTTCAGACTATGAACAGTCCATGCAATGCACAGTTCAGACTATGTACAGTCCATGCAGTGTACAGTTCAGATTATGTACAGTCCATGCAGTGTACAGTTCAGACTATGTACAGTCCATGCATTGTACAGTTCAGACTATGTACAGTCCATGCAGTGTACAGTTTAGACTATGTACAGTCCATGCATTGTACAGTTCAGACTATGTACAGTCCATGCAGTATACAGTTCAGACTATGAACAGTCCCTACAGTATACAGTTCAGACTATGTACAGTCCCAACAGTGTACAGTTCAGACTATGAACAGTCCCTACAGTGTACAGTTCAGACTATGAACAGTCCATGCAATGTACAGTTCAGACTATGTACAGTCTATGCAATGCACAGTTCAGACTATGTACAGTCCAT
This genomic window from Magallana gigas chromosome 5, xbMagGiga1.1, whole genome shotgun sequence contains:
- the LOC105324764 gene encoding F-box/LRR-repeat protein 2 isoform X1, translating into MSNQNGFVHHHKTKSEVSVTEDDSAINKKLPKELLLRIFSFLDVVSLCRCARVSKYWNVLALDGSNWQRVDLFEFQRDVVGPVVENISKRCGGFLKSLSLLGCQSITDAALKTFAQSCRNIEELNLNNCKEITDTTCESLGHHGHKLVSLDISSCPQVTNQSLKALGDGCHSLHVLNISWCTKITNDGLEALSKGCHNLHTFIGKGLSQVTDAGIGHLAKHCQKLKKLDLQGCSSITDEALHRVGQHCNQLLFICISNCARLTDASLVSLGQGCPNIRTLEAACCSHFTDNGFQALARNCNKLEKMDLEECIQITDATLNYLANFCPNISALTLSHCELITDEGIRHIGSGACATEQLRILELDNCPLITDASLEHLTGCQNLERIELYDCQLITKAAIRRLRTRLPNIKVHAYFAPVTPPPAVGSGRQRYCKCCVIL
- the LOC105324764 gene encoding F-box/LRR-repeat protein 20 isoform X2 — its product is MSNQNGFVHHHKTKSEVSVTEDDSAINKKLPKELLLRIFSFLDVVSLCRCARVSKYWNVLALDGSNWQRVDLFEFQRDVVGPVVENISKRCGGFLKSLSLLGCQSITDAALKTFAQSCRNIEELNLNNCKEITDTTCESLGHHGHKLVSLDISSCPQVTNQSLKALGDGCHSLHVLNISWCTKITNDGLEALSKGCHNLHTFIGKGLSQVTDAGIGHLAKHCQKLKKLDLQGCSSITDEALHRVGQHCNQLLFICISNCARLTDASLVSLGQGCPNIRTLEAACCSHFTDNGFQALARNCNKLEKMDLEECIQITDATLNYLANFCPNISALTLSHCELITDEGIRHIGSGACATEQLRILELDNCPLITDASLEHLTGCQNLERIELYDCQLITKAAIRRLRSLSHYPPAFDFIMLNR